A window of the Natronospira proteinivora genome harbors these coding sequences:
- a CDS encoding CoA pyrophosphatase, whose product MAVSMNTGGGTLLARLLGQLDQSGPPKDLAAEARYGVHGDVPASLQRPVKPRPAAVLIPIVAHEQEPTILLTRRTDHLADHPGQICFPGGGCEVGDPDLEATALRETREEVGIDADRIHIRGYLRPYMTITGFAVAPVVGLLQPGFAVAPDPFEVAEVFEVPLAHLMDPANHAQQQADFRGHTLSYYQIDWRGYRVWGATAAMLVGMSQILEEDGT is encoded by the coding sequence ATGGCGGTCAGCATGAATACCGGAGGCGGGACCCTGTTGGCGCGGTTGCTGGGCCAGCTGGACCAGTCGGGTCCACCCAAGGATTTGGCCGCCGAGGCCCGTTATGGCGTGCATGGGGATGTGCCGGCCAGTCTTCAGCGACCGGTCAAGCCCCGGCCCGCTGCCGTCTTGATTCCCATCGTGGCGCATGAACAGGAGCCCACCATCCTGTTGACCCGCCGAACCGATCATCTGGCGGATCATCCCGGCCAGATCTGTTTTCCGGGGGGTGGTTGCGAGGTGGGTGATCCGGACCTGGAGGCCACAGCGCTTCGGGAAACCCGGGAAGAGGTGGGCATTGACGCCGACCGAATTCATATTCGCGGTTATCTGCGCCCCTATATGACCATCACCGGATTTGCCGTCGCGCCCGTGGTGGGCTTGCTTCAACCGGGTTTTGCCGTGGCACCGGACCCTTTTGAAGTGGCCGAGGTCTTTGAAGTGCCATTGGCTCATCTCATGGACCCCGCCAACCATGCCCAGCAGCAGGCTGATTTTCGCGGTCATACTCTGAGTTACTACCAGATCGATTGGCGGGGTTATCGCGTATGGGGAGCAACGGCCGCTATGCTGGTGGGCATGAGTCAGATACTGGAAGAGGACGGAACATGA
- the mazG gene encoding nucleoside triphosphate pyrophosphohydrolase — MERLRAVMARLRAPDGCPWDREQDFSSIAPFTIEEAYEVDEAIRLGDRQALKDELGDLLFQVIFHARMAEEEGVFDLDDVAEGMTEKLIRRHPHVFGDGHYDSEEAQTAGWEAIKAAERAEKGEHSALDDVPLALPALARATKLGKRASRVGFDWPDRSGPLDKVREELDELQEAMDEDQGRARLEAELGDLLFAVTNVARHLKLDPEKALRQCNAKFERRFRAVESGLKAEGRNTAGASLADMDALWDAAKLKETGND, encoded by the coding sequence ATGGAACGACTGCGTGCCGTCATGGCCAGGCTAAGGGCACCGGACGGCTGCCCCTGGGATCGGGAACAGGATTTCTCCAGCATTGCCCCCTTTACCATCGAAGAGGCCTATGAAGTGGATGAGGCCATTCGTTTGGGGGATCGCCAGGCCTTGAAGGATGAATTAGGCGATCTGCTGTTCCAGGTGATTTTTCATGCACGCATGGCCGAGGAAGAAGGGGTCTTTGATCTGGATGATGTGGCCGAGGGCATGACGGAGAAATTGATTCGCCGACATCCCCATGTTTTCGGCGATGGGCATTACGATTCGGAAGAAGCCCAGACAGCCGGCTGGGAAGCCATCAAGGCGGCTGAACGGGCTGAAAAAGGCGAGCACTCGGCCCTGGACGATGTTCCCCTGGCCCTGCCGGCCCTGGCCCGGGCCACCAAGTTGGGCAAGCGGGCCAGCCGGGTGGGCTTTGACTGGCCGGATCGTTCCGGCCCACTGGATAAGGTGCGCGAAGAGCTGGATGAGCTGCAGGAAGCCATGGACGAGGACCAGGGCAGAGCGAGGCTGGAAGCGGAGCTGGGAGATCTGTTGTTCGCGGTGACCAATGTGGCCCGGCATCTCAAACTGGATCCGGAGAAGGCCCTGCGCCAATGCAATGCCAAGTTTGAACGTCGGTTCCGCGCCGTGGAATCGGGTTTAAAGGCCGAAGGCCGCAATACGGCCGGTGCCAGCCTGGCGGATATGGACGCCCTCTGGGATGCGGCCAAACTTAAAGAGACGGGTAATGACTGA
- a CDS encoding mechanosensitive ion channel family protein, which yields MDLIEFLTSERGLDTLRAVIIVLMGLLVAKLTSAITRRVSEKYLEPQQTALLGRFIFYGIIILAATSALHQLGFSLTVILGAAGILSVAIGFASQTSASNLISGLFLIGEKPFKIGDFIRVGETVGEVLAIDLLSVKLRTFDNLYVRVPNETLIKSEIINLTHFPIRRFELKVGVAYKENLKKVREVLLNVADEYPLCLTEPKPNVLFLGFGDSSLDLQFNVWSTRENFLELRNNIPEMVKNAFDEADIEIPFPHRSLYTGSVTEPFPIRLVGDENKNADD from the coding sequence ATGGATTTGATTGAGTTTCTAACGTCTGAGCGAGGGCTGGACACCCTCAGGGCAGTGATTATTGTCCTGATGGGCCTGTTGGTGGCCAAGCTGACTTCGGCGATTACCCGGCGAGTTTCGGAGAAATATCTGGAACCACAGCAGACGGCCTTGCTGGGTCGTTTCATCTTCTACGGCATCATTATTCTGGCTGCTACCTCTGCCTTGCACCAGCTCGGTTTCAGCTTAACCGTGATTTTAGGGGCGGCGGGGATTCTCTCCGTAGCCATCGGTTTTGCCTCCCAGACGTCTGCTTCCAATCTTATCAGCGGTTTATTCCTGATCGGTGAGAAGCCGTTCAAAATTGGCGACTTCATCCGTGTGGGCGAAACCGTGGGAGAAGTACTCGCCATTGATCTGTTGTCGGTGAAGTTGCGAACCTTCGATAACCTCTATGTCCGCGTACCCAATGAAACCCTGATCAAGTCTGAAATAATCAACCTGACACACTTTCCTATCCGGCGCTTTGAACTCAAGGTGGGTGTGGCCTACAAGGAGAATCTTAAGAAGGTTCGCGAAGTTTTGCTCAATGTGGCCGACGAATATCCTCTCTGTTTGACCGAACCCAAGCCCAATGTCTTGTTCCTCGGCTTTGGAGACTCCTCGCTGGACCTGCAATTTAATGTCTGGTCCACCAGGGAGAACTTCCTGGAGCTTCGCAACAATATTCCGGAAATGGTGAAAAACGCCTTTGACGAAGCGGATATCGAGATTCCTTTCCCCCATCGCAGCCTTTATACGGGTTCGGTTACCGAGCCTTTTCCCATTCGCCTGGTTGGGGACGAAAACAAGAACGCCGACGACTGA
- the hrpA gene encoding ATP-dependent RNA helicase HrpA, with protein sequence MKEIIKALASELDECMLADAARLGKKLQGIKKGRGGRPDELARLEQRIQASRQRAQARRRRQPVPRYPEELPVSERREDIRKALESHQIVIVAGETGSGKTTQLPKLCLEMGRGVRGQIGHTQPRRVAARSTAARIAEELETPLGDLVGYRVRFADKVSADTQIKLVTDGMLLAESQSDRDLLAYDTLIIDEAHERSLNIDFLLGYLKRLSRRRPDLKIIITSATLDTERFSRHFDDAPVIEVSGRTYPVEVRYRPLASESESDAEDLSVSQGIAQGLKELWREGPGDVLVFLPGEREIRDAADYLSKQSFRDTEILPLYGRLSSRDQDRVFKPGGPRRRVILATNVAETSLTVPGIRYVIDSGLVRLSRYSYRSKVQRLPIESISQASAAQRAGRCGRLGPGICLRLYGEEDFESRPAFTEPEIQRSNLASVILQMRLLKLGDPDDFPFVDPPEEGLIRDGFRLLEELGALDERRRVTETGRRIGRLPVDPRQGRMLLEAARLGSLSEVLVIVSALSIQDPRERPANAREAADEAHAEDQDKQSDFLSLFNLWRRYRRETEGLSRNQRRKWAKRHFLAPLRMEEWGDLMRQLRLGLRDMGLRMNEQSAEYAEIHKALLSGLLTQVGRKGEQHAYEGPRGLQFWIFPGSGLFKKAPKWVMAAELVQTSRTFARNVAGIEPAWLEEAAAHIVKREYFEPFWQSRKGRVAGYERVSLFGLDLVARRRINYGRVEPDAAREIFIREGLVAGDLPRKPAFLKHNLALIEEVRDLEAKRRRRDLLKEEGELAAFYEARLPDTVRDLASLQGALKQGGKQLDQSLRMQRSDVMAREAEALEKAFPDHVRIQGIPVSVEYHFEPGGERDGAVLLLPLALINQLHPADLDWMIPGWREEKATALIRSLPKAQRRNFVPAPDFAGAALDAMEPGQAMPQALARQLSRMTGTTVEPEDFRLDQLPDYLRLTIRLLDGEGRTVAESSDLKALKGEYSHRASESAGTAGTPEWPDRETRRWDFGTMPEQVEVERHGVRLKVAPALKDCGNGVALVLHDDPETAEAMSWAGVRRLVSFRLQQQAEQVKKLPGVNKIVLRYRKFGGDAAFREALLALAIDAAILADQPLPRGHEDFEALCRQRAADLIPAGEQWRDLCGEILERHDGLRRELGGKMNPVLLKAGKEIAEQLDYLIFPGFLQSVPRDRLRSYPRYLQAIEKRLEKLKQGNPRDTRLSAEIRPYWQKLRQHLPEPGPAGDNPALAHYRWLIEEYRVSLFAQELGTAEPVSPKRLNAAWESLRKA encoded by the coding sequence ATGAAGGAAATCATCAAGGCGCTGGCATCCGAGCTGGATGAATGCATGCTGGCGGATGCCGCTCGCCTGGGAAAAAAACTCCAAGGGATCAAGAAGGGCCGTGGTGGGCGGCCCGATGAATTGGCGCGCCTGGAGCAGCGAATCCAGGCCTCCCGCCAGCGTGCCCAAGCGCGTCGGCGTCGCCAACCGGTACCGCGATATCCCGAGGAATTGCCGGTCAGTGAGCGGCGGGAGGATATTCGCAAGGCCCTGGAATCCCATCAGATCGTGATCGTGGCCGGGGAGACCGGCTCCGGCAAAACCACCCAGTTGCCCAAACTGTGTCTGGAAATGGGTCGCGGGGTCCGGGGGCAGATTGGTCACACCCAGCCTCGCCGGGTGGCGGCTCGAAGCACGGCGGCCCGGATTGCCGAGGAACTGGAAACGCCCTTGGGGGATCTGGTGGGCTACCGGGTTCGCTTCGCCGACAAGGTCAGCGCCGATACCCAGATCAAGCTTGTGACCGACGGCATGTTGCTGGCTGAGAGCCAGTCCGACCGGGATCTGCTGGCCTATGACACGCTCATCATCGATGAGGCCCATGAGCGCAGCCTCAATATCGATTTCCTGCTGGGCTATCTGAAGCGACTGAGTCGCCGGCGCCCGGATCTCAAGATCATCATCACCTCGGCAACGCTGGATACCGAGCGATTCTCGCGGCATTTTGACGATGCCCCGGTGATTGAAGTCTCGGGCCGAACCTATCCGGTGGAGGTTCGTTATCGCCCCCTGGCCTCGGAGTCGGAGTCAGACGCGGAAGACTTAAGCGTCTCCCAGGGTATCGCCCAGGGCTTAAAGGAGCTGTGGCGGGAGGGACCGGGGGATGTGCTGGTATTTTTGCCGGGGGAACGGGAAATCCGGGATGCGGCGGATTACCTGTCCAAGCAGTCCTTTCGCGATACCGAAATTCTTCCCCTTTATGGGCGGCTGTCGTCCCGCGACCAGGACCGGGTCTTCAAGCCCGGGGGACCGCGCCGGCGAGTAATCCTGGCCACCAATGTGGCCGAGACCTCCCTGACGGTGCCGGGCATCCGCTACGTGATCGACAGCGGCCTGGTTCGGCTCAGTCGCTATAGCTACCGCAGCAAGGTTCAGCGTCTACCCATTGAATCCATTTCCCAGGCCAGCGCCGCCCAGCGGGCCGGACGCTGTGGTCGCCTTGGGCCGGGGATCTGTCTCCGTCTCTATGGGGAAGAGGATTTCGAATCCCGGCCGGCCTTTACCGAGCCCGAGATCCAGCGCAGCAATCTGGCCAGTGTGATTCTGCAGATGCGTCTGCTCAAGCTGGGTGATCCGGACGATTTCCCCTTTGTGGACCCGCCGGAGGAAGGCCTGATTCGGGACGGGTTCCGGCTGCTGGAGGAATTGGGGGCCCTGGATGAGCGCCGGCGAGTCACCGAGACCGGTCGTCGCATTGGCCGTTTGCCCGTAGATCCCCGTCAAGGTCGCATGCTGCTGGAAGCAGCACGTCTCGGCAGTTTGAGCGAGGTTCTGGTGATTGTCTCGGCCCTGAGTATCCAGGATCCCCGCGAACGACCGGCCAATGCCCGCGAGGCAGCTGACGAAGCCCATGCTGAGGACCAGGACAAGCAGTCGGACTTTCTCTCCCTGTTCAATCTCTGGCGCCGCTATCGCCGGGAAACCGAGGGCCTGTCCCGCAACCAGCGGCGCAAATGGGCCAAGCGCCACTTTCTGGCACCCCTGCGCATGGAGGAATGGGGCGATCTCATGCGCCAGCTGCGTCTGGGCTTGCGAGACATGGGGCTTCGCATGAACGAGCAGTCGGCGGAGTACGCTGAAATCCACAAGGCCCTGTTGTCAGGGCTGCTTACCCAGGTGGGTCGCAAGGGCGAGCAGCATGCCTACGAAGGGCCTCGCGGCCTGCAGTTCTGGATATTCCCGGGCTCAGGCCTGTTCAAAAAAGCCCCAAAGTGGGTGATGGCGGCAGAGTTGGTGCAGACCTCAAGAACCTTTGCCCGCAATGTGGCCGGTATTGAGCCGGCCTGGCTGGAAGAGGCGGCCGCCCACATCGTTAAGCGGGAGTATTTCGAGCCCTTCTGGCAATCCCGGAAGGGGCGGGTGGCCGGCTACGAGCGGGTGAGTCTCTTTGGCCTGGACCTGGTGGCCCGGCGCCGGATCAACTACGGGCGGGTCGAGCCGGATGCCGCTCGTGAAATATTTATTCGCGAGGGCCTGGTGGCCGGCGATTTGCCCCGAAAGCCCGCCTTTCTCAAGCACAACCTGGCTTTGATTGAGGAGGTTCGGGACCTGGAAGCCAAGCGGCGCCGCCGGGATTTGTTGAAGGAAGAGGGTGAGCTGGCGGCTTTCTATGAGGCGCGCTTGCCGGACACGGTACGGGACCTGGCCTCCTTGCAAGGCGCTTTGAAGCAGGGGGGGAAGCAACTGGATCAGAGCCTGCGGATGCAGCGATCCGATGTCATGGCCCGGGAAGCGGAGGCCCTGGAAAAGGCCTTCCCGGATCATGTTCGCATTCAGGGGATTCCCGTCTCGGTGGAATATCACTTTGAGCCCGGCGGTGAACGGGACGGGGCCGTGCTGTTGCTGCCCCTGGCCTTGATCAATCAGCTCCACCCGGCCGATCTGGATTGGATGATTCCGGGCTGGCGGGAAGAGAAGGCCACCGCCTTGATCCGCTCCCTGCCCAAGGCCCAGCGGCGGAATTTCGTCCCGGCGCCCGATTTTGCCGGCGCGGCACTGGATGCCATGGAGCCGGGCCAAGCCATGCCCCAGGCATTAGCCCGCCAGCTTAGCCGGATGACCGGAACCACCGTGGAGCCGGAAGATTTCCGCCTGGATCAGCTGCCGGATTATCTGCGCCTGACCATTCGCTTGCTGGATGGCGAGGGTCGGACGGTGGCGGAGAGCAGTGACCTCAAGGCACTAAAAGGGGAGTACAGCCATCGTGCCAGTGAATCGGCCGGCACCGCCGGCACCCCCGAATGGCCGGACCGGGAAACCCGGCGCTGGGATTTCGGCACCATGCCCGAGCAAGTGGAAGTGGAGCGCCACGGGGTTCGATTGAAGGTGGCCCCGGCGCTCAAGGATTGCGGCAATGGGGTGGCTCTGGTGCTCCACGATGACCCGGAAACGGCCGAGGCCATGAGCTGGGCCGGTGTCCGGCGGCTGGTGAGTTTTCGCTTGCAGCAACAGGCCGAGCAGGTAAAGAAGCTGCCCGGCGTGAATAAGATTGTTCTTCGTTACCGCAAGTTTGGAGGGGATGCGGCCTTCCGCGAGGCCTTGCTGGCACTTGCCATCGATGCGGCCATTCTGGCGGATCAACCCTTGCCGCGGGGCCATGAGGACTTTGAAGCCCTGTGCCGTCAGAGAGCGGCGGATTTGATTCCCGCGGGGGAACAATGGCGGGATCTGTGCGGTGAGATCCTGGAGCGCCATGACGGGTTGCGGCGGGAACTGGGGGGCAAAATGAACCCGGTGCTGCTCAAGGCCGGCAAGGAGATCGCCGAGCAGCTGGATTACCTGATCTTTCCGGGGTTCCTTCAGTCTGTGCCCCGGGACAGGCTACGATCCTATCCGCGCTATTTGCAGGCCATAGAAAAGCGACTGGAAAAGCTCAAGCAGGGAAACCCCCGGGATACCCGGCTTTCCGCCGAGATTCGCCCATATTGGCAAAAGCTGCGTCAGCATCTACCTGAGCCGGGGCCGGCGGGGGACAATCCGGCATTGGCCCATTATCGCTGGCTGATCGAGGAATATCGAGTCTCCCTTTTTGCCCAGGAACTGGGAACCGCGGAGCCGGTATCTCCAAAACGCCTGAATGCGGCGTGGGAGTCACTTCGTAAAGCGTGA
- a CDS encoding DegV family protein: MKIGVVIDSACDLPRSYIDKYGLNIVPINLRFGGELFVDERDPQATMRFYQRYLANKNTEAETEPPEPEKIKALFLEKLVLEYDRVLMVTLSKSRSETFENANQASYGVMNEYKAVREKKGIDAPFAMRVLDSKTLFTGQAVLVHETLRLIRKENLPLEKLRPAVDTLSEKVYAHLIPEDLHFVYHRARKKGDKSVGWLSFKLGSALDMKPIILMNQGESRAIKKIQGFENAVNVLLDDTIELVKADKLLTNTICMSYAGNPEVIKRYAKYKELCRIAKKHGVETMLSVMSTTAGVNVGPGSFSLAYIKDE; encoded by the coding sequence ATGAAAATCGGCGTCGTGATCGATTCCGCCTGTGACCTGCCGCGCAGCTACATCGACAAGTACGGCCTAAACATCGTGCCCATCAATCTTCGCTTCGGGGGCGAACTGTTCGTGGATGAACGAGACCCCCAGGCGACCATGCGTTTCTACCAGCGTTATTTGGCCAACAAGAACACGGAGGCTGAGACCGAACCGCCGGAGCCTGAGAAGATCAAGGCGCTTTTTCTGGAAAAGCTGGTGCTGGAGTATGATCGAGTCTTGATGGTCACCCTCTCCAAATCCCGCAGCGAGACCTTTGAGAATGCCAACCAGGCTTCTTACGGGGTGATGAATGAGTACAAGGCAGTGCGAGAGAAGAAGGGAATCGATGCCCCTTTTGCCATGCGTGTGCTGGACAGCAAGACCCTATTTACCGGCCAAGCCGTGCTGGTGCATGAAACCCTGCGCCTGATTCGCAAGGAAAATTTGCCCCTGGAAAAGCTGCGGCCCGCCGTGGATACACTCAGTGAAAAGGTCTATGCGCACCTTATTCCGGAAGACCTGCACTTTGTTTATCACCGGGCCCGGAAGAAGGGCGATAAGAGTGTAGGGTGGCTGAGTTTCAAGCTAGGCTCGGCCCTGGACATGAAGCCCATTATCCTCATGAATCAGGGCGAAAGTAGGGCCATCAAGAAAATTCAGGGCTTTGAGAACGCGGTCAATGTTCTGTTGGATGACACCATAGAGCTAGTCAAGGCAGATAAGCTTCTGACCAATACCATCTGTATGAGCTATGCGGGTAATCCAGAAGTCATCAAGCGCTATGCCAAATACAAGGAGCTCTGTCGGATTGCGAAAAAGCACGGTGTGGAAACCATGCTCTCGGTGATGAGCACCACCGCCGGCGTCAACGTGGGGCCGGGCTCCTTTTCGCTGGCCTATATCAAGGATGAGTAG
- a CDS encoding slipin family protein, with protein sequence MGTYILLTIVGIIVLLLVSMFKILNEYERGVIFMLGRFYKVKGPGLIIVIPLIQEMVKVDLRTIVLDVPSQDVISRDNVSVKVNAVIYFRIIDPEKAVIQVANVFDATSQLAQTTLRSVLGKHDLDEMLAERDKLNSDIQEILDEHTDAWGIKVTNVEIKHVDIDESMIRAIAKQAEAERNRRAKVIHAQGEQQAAEQLVQAADQLVTNPQALQLRYLQTLTDVAGEKSSTIVFPLPMDVIEPLMKKLKGDK encoded by the coding sequence ATGGGTACCTATATTCTTCTCACCATTGTCGGGATCATCGTCCTGCTTCTGGTGAGCATGTTCAAGATTCTGAACGAATACGAGCGTGGCGTGATCTTCATGCTTGGCCGGTTCTACAAGGTAAAGGGGCCTGGCCTGATCATCGTCATCCCTCTCATTCAGGAAATGGTCAAGGTGGATCTGCGAACCATTGTTCTGGATGTTCCGAGCCAGGATGTGATCTCTCGGGACAATGTCTCCGTTAAGGTCAATGCGGTGATCTACTTCCGTATTATCGATCCTGAGAAGGCCGTGATTCAGGTGGCCAATGTATTTGATGCCACCAGCCAGCTGGCCCAGACCACCCTGCGTTCCGTGCTGGGCAAACATGATCTCGATGAGATGCTGGCCGAGCGGGACAAATTGAACTCTGATATCCAGGAGATATTGGACGAACACACCGATGCCTGGGGCATCAAGGTGACCAACGTCGAAATCAAGCATGTGGATATTGACGAAAGCATGATTCGGGCCATCGCCAAGCAGGCAGAAGCCGAGCGTAACCGGCGGGCCAAGGTCATCCACGCCCAGGGTGAGCAGCAGGCGGCCGAGCAACTGGTTCAGGCTGCCGATCAACTGGTCACCAACCCCCAGGCTCTGCAGCTGCGTTATCTGCAGACCCTCACCGATGTGGCCGGCGAGAAGAGCTCCACCATTGTATTCCCCCTGCCCATGGATGTGATCGAACCGCTAATGAAGAAACTCAAGGGCGACAAGTAA
- a CDS encoding NfeD family protein codes for MTSIRFITALVCILLGILLISGPALLAQDDSSNVQAQSEGGQGVILRVDGAIGPATLDYLRRSISNAGDDNQHLIIIEMDTPGGLVDTTREINKAILSSRVPVVVYVSPSGSRAASAGTFIMYASHVAAMAPATSLGAATPVQIGGAPMDPEDAEEENGEEDAPEPQGDAERKAINDAVSYIRSLAEQRGRNADWAERAVREAATLNSREALEENVIDIVATDLDDLLSQVHGMEVDTEVGTIRLNTENLSLERQDPDWRTELLSVLTNPTVAYLLMLIGIYGLIFEGYNPGAIVPGVVGAICLLLALFAFQVLPVNYAGFALIALGLALIISEAFVPSFGILGIGGLISFVIGSIILMDTDVPGFGIPLPLIATVSIIGGLLTFSIIGFALRARQSPVVSGHEEMIGLIATAREDFTESGQIWVRSEIWRGRSSRPVSKGDKLRVVDIDGLVLQVEPLDNEDQN; via the coding sequence ATGACAAGCATACGATTCATCACAGCGCTCGTCTGCATCCTGCTGGGGATACTACTCATCTCGGGTCCGGCCCTCCTGGCCCAAGATGATAGCAGTAATGTCCAGGCCCAGAGCGAAGGCGGCCAGGGGGTTATCCTGCGTGTCGATGGCGCCATCGGCCCCGCCACCCTGGACTACTTGCGCCGGAGCATTAGCAATGCTGGAGACGACAATCAGCACCTGATCATCATCGAGATGGACACACCAGGCGGCCTGGTGGATACCACTAGGGAGATCAATAAGGCCATTCTCTCCTCCCGGGTGCCGGTAGTGGTCTATGTCTCTCCTTCCGGCTCCCGGGCCGCCAGCGCCGGCACGTTCATCATGTATGCCAGCCACGTGGCGGCGATGGCGCCGGCCACTTCCCTGGGCGCAGCCACCCCGGTCCAGATCGGTGGCGCCCCCATGGATCCCGAAGACGCCGAAGAGGAAAACGGTGAGGAGGATGCGCCGGAACCCCAGGGCGATGCCGAACGCAAGGCCATTAATGACGCGGTCAGCTATATTCGCAGTCTGGCCGAGCAACGCGGCCGTAACGCCGACTGGGCCGAGCGTGCGGTCCGTGAAGCCGCCACACTCAATTCCCGGGAAGCCCTGGAAGAGAACGTCATCGATATTGTGGCCACTGATCTGGACGATCTGCTGAGCCAGGTTCATGGAATGGAAGTCGACACCGAGGTGGGCACCATCCGCCTCAATACCGAAAACCTCTCCCTGGAACGCCAGGACCCGGACTGGCGCACCGAACTGCTCAGTGTCCTGACAAACCCCACTGTGGCTTATCTCTTGATGCTGATCGGCATTTACGGACTGATCTTCGAAGGCTACAACCCAGGAGCCATCGTACCCGGCGTTGTCGGGGCCATCTGTCTTCTCCTGGCACTGTTCGCCTTTCAGGTATTGCCGGTCAATTATGCCGGCTTCGCGCTCATTGCCCTGGGTCTTGCATTGATAATCAGCGAGGCCTTTGTACCCAGCTTTGGTATCCTGGGGATTGGTGGGCTTATCTCCTTTGTCATCGGATCGATTATTCTCATGGATACGGATGTACCCGGCTTTGGCATCCCCTTACCCCTAATTGCCACCGTCAGTATCATCGGCGGCTTGCTGACCTTTTCCATTATTGGTTTTGCTCTGCGAGCGAGGCAGTCTCCCGTGGTAAGTGGACACGAGGAGATGATTGGCCTGATTGCCACAGCCCGGGAAGATTTCACCGAAAGCGGGCAAATCTGGGTCCGCAGTGAAATCTGGCGAGGCCGAAGCAGCCGACCGGTTTCCAAGGGTGATAAACTTCGGGTGGTCGACATTGACGGTCTCGTCCTCCAGGTGGAACCTCTGGATAACGAAGACCAGAATTGA